In Camelus dromedarius isolate mCamDro1 chromosome 24, mCamDro1.pat, whole genome shotgun sequence, one genomic interval encodes:
- the CHP2 gene encoding calcineurin B homologous protein 2 encodes MGSRSSHAARIPDVDSIRRETGFSQASLIRLYHRFQALDRNEKGYLSRVDLQQIGALAVNPLGDRIIDSFFPDGSLRVDFPGFVRVLAHFRPVDDEDNGNRDPKEPEPLNSRMNKLRFAFQLYDLDRDGKISRHEMLQVLRLMVGVQVTEEQLESITDRTVQEADEDGDGAVSFLEFTKSLEKMNIEQKMSIRILK; translated from the exons ATGGGCTCCCGCAGCTCCCACGCCGCCAGGATCCCCGACGTGGACAGCATCCGGCGGGAGACTGGCT TCTCGCAGGCCAGTCTGATCCGCCTCTACCACCGGTTTCAGGCGCTGGACAGGAATGAGAAGGGCTACCTGAG CCGCGTGGATCTGCAGCAGATTGGGGCGCTGGCAGTGAACCCCCTGGGAGACCGCATTATAGACAGTTTCTTCCCTGACGG gagTCTGCGAGTGGATTTCCCAGGCTTTGTCAGAGTCCTGGCTCATTTTCGACCTGTAGATGATGAGGACAACGGAAACCGGGACCCTAAGGAACCTGAACCCCTCAACAGCAGAATGAACAAACTTCGCT TTGCATTTCAGCTCTACGACCTGGACCGAGATGGAAAGATCTCCAGGCATGAGATGCTCCAG GTACTCCGGCTGATGGTCGGGGTACAGGTAACCGAAGAGCAGCTGGAGAGCATCACCGACCGCACGGTGCAGGAAGCTGACGAAGATGGGGATGGGGCTGTGTCCTTCCTGGAGTTCACCAAG TCCTTAGAGAAGATGAACATTGAGCAGAAAATGAGCATCCGGATTCTGAAGTGA